The following coding sequences lie in one Thermomicrobium sp. 4228-Ro genomic window:
- a CDS encoding glycosyltransferase family 2 protein: MTVPVTRHPSTGPKTPETTRALGPVDLSVVVPVYDEAASLPELYRELCEALQPLQLRSELIFVDDGSTDGSTAILQELFTGDPRVQVIEFRRNFGKSAALAAGFRAARGRWIVTLDADLQDDPHEIPRLLEALEQADLVSGWKTPRRDPWTKRFPSWVFNWLVRLLTGVHLHDVNCGLKAYRAEVVREIPLYGELHRFIPILAHARGFRVVELPVAHRPRRYGRSKYGPTRFARGLFDLLTVLFLIQYSPRPLHLFGWFGLAALGIGTTINAYLSVQWFLGHPIGHRPLLTLGVLLMTIGAQFFLTGLLAELITHSAPRQDYSIRQHWRHDDDG; this comes from the coding sequence ATGACGGTTCCGGTCACTCGCCACCCGTCGACGGGACCGAAAACGCCAGAGACGACGCGAGCGCTCGGGCCGGTCGACCTCTCGGTCGTCGTCCCGGTCTACGACGAGGCAGCCAGCCTGCCGGAACTGTACCGGGAGCTCTGCGAGGCACTCCAGCCGCTCCAGCTCCGATCCGAGTTGATCTTCGTGGACGACGGGAGCACCGACGGCTCGACAGCTATCCTGCAGGAACTCTTCACTGGCGATCCGCGGGTCCAGGTCATCGAGTTCCGGCGCAACTTCGGGAAATCGGCTGCGCTCGCTGCAGGGTTCCGCGCCGCCCGTGGCCGATGGATCGTGACGCTCGATGCCGACCTCCAGGACGATCCGCACGAGATTCCGCGCCTCCTCGAGGCACTCGAGCAGGCAGACCTCGTCAGCGGCTGGAAGACACCCCGGCGAGACCCCTGGACCAAGCGGTTTCCCTCCTGGGTCTTCAACTGGCTGGTCCGGCTCCTCACCGGCGTGCACCTCCACGATGTGAACTGCGGGCTCAAGGCCTATCGCGCCGAGGTGGTCCGCGAGATCCCGCTGTACGGGGAGCTGCACCGGTTCATCCCGATCCTCGCGCACGCCCGCGGTTTCCGAGTAGTCGAGCTTCCGGTCGCGCACCGGCCTCGCCGCTACGGTCGCTCGAAGTACGGGCCAACTCGCTTCGCCCGCGGACTCTTCGACCTCCTGACGGTGCTGTTCCTCATCCAGTACAGTCCGCGGCCGCTGCACCTTTTCGGCTGGTTCGGTCTGGCTGCGCTCGGGATCGGAACGACGATCAACGCCTATCTCTCCGTCCAGTGGTTCCTCGGGCATCCGATCGGGCACCGCCCGCTGCTGACCCTGGGCGTCCTCCTCATGACGATCGGTGCACAGTTCTTCCTCACTGGTCTCCTCGCCGAGCTGATCACCCACAGTGCGCCCCGCCAGGACTACAGCATCCGCCAGCACTGGCGACACGACGATGACGGCTGA
- a CDS encoding HAD-IIA family hydrolase: protein MRTTAFDAWLLDLDGVVYVGDQVLPGVHEALAALRRAGKQLRFLTNDPRPTREQLVARLQRLGIEARVEEVVTCGWATARFLAARGIRSAFVVGSAGLAEELERAGIAVARDGLPEAVVVGADERMSFLDVVQGAVLVQRGALFVATNADASYPMPIGTVPATGAVVCAIHLAAQRRPLIVGKPEPLMFQLALETLPPGSRALVVGDRVESDILGAHRAGLPAILVAPRAPEFPSPRDLRRPDAVVSSLAEAVERAPDLPDDPPVAERWPERILPGVVLLVTDTAGERVALIEAHGETVLPWTELEPLETFEEAAQRLFARLSGDRVDRSLEPLGPVSGDGWLVSDRDGAAVQLAGQAYLGRIEPSALEPEVRWVELAALEAHLPPMQAGWCRQRLARSS from the coding sequence ATGCGCACGACCGCGTTCGATGCCTGGCTACTGGACCTCGACGGCGTCGTCTACGTCGGTGACCAGGTGTTGCCGGGGGTACACGAGGCACTCGCTGCACTGCGTCGCGCCGGGAAACAGCTGCGCTTTCTCACCAACGATCCGCGGCCGACTCGCGAGCAGCTGGTCGCGCGCTTGCAGCGACTCGGCATCGAGGCGCGCGTCGAGGAAGTCGTGACCTGCGGCTGGGCGACGGCCCGCTTCCTAGCAGCTCGCGGGATCCGCAGTGCGTTCGTGGTCGGTAGTGCGGGCCTGGCCGAGGAACTCGAGCGGGCTGGCATCGCGGTGGCCCGCGACGGCTTGCCGGAAGCGGTCGTCGTCGGTGCCGACGAGCGCATGAGCTTCCTCGACGTCGTGCAGGGGGCCGTCCTCGTGCAGCGCGGTGCACTGTTCGTGGCGACCAATGCCGATGCGTCCTATCCGATGCCGATCGGTACCGTACCGGCCACGGGAGCGGTCGTCTGCGCGATCCACTTAGCCGCGCAACGTCGGCCACTGATTGTCGGGAAACCGGAACCACTGATGTTCCAGCTGGCGCTCGAGACGCTGCCGCCCGGCAGTCGCGCGCTGGTCGTCGGTGACCGGGTCGAAAGTGACATCCTCGGTGCGCACCGGGCCGGTCTCCCGGCGATCCTCGTCGCGCCGCGAGCACCGGAATTCCCGTCACCGCGCGATCTCCGCCGACCGGATGCGGTCGTTTCCTCGTTGGCCGAGGCGGTGGAGCGAGCGCCGGATCTCCCCGACGATCCTCCGGTCGCCGAGCGCTGGCCGGAGCGAATCCTACCGGGAGTCGTCCTCCTCGTGACCGACACGGCAGGGGAACGCGTTGCCCTGATCGAAGCGCATGGCGAAACGGTGCTCCCGTGGACGGAACTGGAGCCACTCGAGACATTCGAGGAAGCTGCTCAGCGGCTTTTCGCGCGGCTCTCCGGCGATCGGGTCGACCGGTCGCTCGAACCGCTCGGGCCGGTCTCCGGAGATGGCTGGCTCGTCAGCGACCGCGACGGTGCTGCGGTCCAGCTGGCCGGGCAAGCCTATCTGGGTCGGATCGAGCCGAGCGCGCTCGAACCTGAGGTGCGCTGGGTGGAACTCGCGGCGCTCGAAGCGCACCTTCCACCCATGCAAGCCGGCTGGTGCCGTCAACGGCTCGCTCGGAGTAGCTAG
- a CDS encoding methyltransferase, with product MPPTTAQRRILELAQSFRTAAVAIAFAELDIGTQLAAGPLPTERLAAAVGADPLALARFLRAAAALDLVVETAAGWQLTPLAAETLVPESPHSLARFLANQAAFYRRWGLLTEAVRTGRAPEASRREEDRADWVRRFTLMLYEVARMTSDDIAAALLPLLRDLPHPRVLDLGGGHGEYAMALARAHPTLEAAVFDRPPVVAVTQELIASQGLSDRVRTLAGDFFVDPLGAGYQLVLLFGVLNGMDEEGALRLLRRVRDALAPGGWLAIRATPPDATPQARLQHALHDLQMLLATERGRNPTADELAAWLSSVGFSTLEWRTVDDATALLLAQR from the coding sequence ATGCCCCCGACTACCGCGCAACGGCGGATCCTCGAACTCGCCCAGAGCTTCCGTACGGCAGCGGTCGCGATCGCGTTCGCCGAACTCGATATCGGCACCCAGCTGGCCGCCGGTCCGCTCCCGACCGAGCGCCTGGCAGCGGCGGTCGGTGCCGACCCACTGGCGCTGGCGCGTTTTCTCCGGGCCGCTGCCGCGCTCGATCTCGTCGTCGAAACGGCAGCTGGCTGGCAGCTGACGCCGCTGGCTGCCGAGACACTGGTGCCCGAGTCGCCCCATTCGCTGGCCCGCTTTCTCGCCAACCAGGCCGCCTTCTACCGCCGCTGGGGACTCCTGACAGAGGCGGTGCGCACCGGCCGTGCCCCCGAGGCGAGCCGTCGCGAGGAAGACCGTGCCGACTGGGTCCGGCGCTTCACGCTGATGCTCTACGAGGTCGCCCGGATGACGAGCGACGACATCGCGGCTGCCCTGCTTCCGCTCCTGCGTGACCTGCCACACCCGCGCGTCCTCGACCTGGGCGGCGGGCACGGCGAGTACGCGATGGCGCTGGCGCGGGCGCACCCGACGCTCGAGGCGGCCGTCTTCGACCGGCCGCCGGTCGTCGCCGTGACGCAGGAACTCATCGCCAGCCAGGGCCTGAGCGATCGCGTCCGCACACTGGCCGGTGATTTCTTCGTCGACCCGCTCGGCGCAGGCTACCAACTCGTGCTGCTCTTCGGCGTGCTCAACGGCATGGACGAGGAGGGAGCGCTCCGGTTGCTCCGCCGCGTGCGCGACGCGCTGGCACCCGGCGGCTGGCTCGCGATCCGCGCAACGCCGCCCGACGCCACTCCGCAGGCACGGCTGCAGCACGCGCTGCACGACCTCCAGATGCTGCTCGCGACCGAGCGCGGCCGTAACCCGACTGCTGACGAACTCGCGGCCTGGCTCAGCAGCGTCGGCTTCAGCACGCTCGAATGGCGTACGGTCGACGACGCGACGGCACTGCTCCTGGCCCAGCGCTAG
- a CDS encoding dimethylarginine dimethylaminohydrolase family protein, with protein MRASASTREDRTFGAQSMVAPLRRVLLVRPVPPADPDCWRAFGYLGPIDHQRAVTEHAALVALLEREGVETIVVEPDDPNLQDAIFPFDPVIVTEAGAILLRMGKAQRQPEVAFLERVLRDLDVPIVGRIEAPGTVEGGDCLWLDERTLVVGRSYRTNDAGIAQLAELVRPLDVAVIAVDLPHWHGPGECLHLLSLVSPVDVDLAVVYPPLVPVRLMELLSAREIQLIAVPDEEFPTQGPNVLALAPRRCVILRENERTIAALEAAGCTVYPYEGQEISHNRSGGPTCLSRPLLRRW; from the coding sequence GTGCGTGCGAGTGCGTCGACTCGGGAGGACCGGACCTTCGGAGCACAGTCGATGGTCGCGCCGCTCCGGCGCGTGCTCCTCGTGCGGCCAGTGCCGCCCGCCGACCCGGACTGCTGGCGTGCCTTCGGCTACCTTGGGCCGATCGACCACCAGCGTGCGGTCACCGAGCACGCGGCGCTCGTCGCGCTGCTCGAACGCGAGGGGGTCGAGACGATCGTCGTCGAACCCGACGATCCCAACCTGCAGGACGCGATCTTCCCGTTCGATCCGGTCATCGTCACGGAGGCCGGCGCGATCCTGCTGCGCATGGGCAAGGCGCAACGCCAGCCGGAGGTCGCGTTCCTGGAACGCGTGCTCCGCGACCTGGACGTCCCGATCGTCGGGCGGATCGAAGCGCCCGGTACGGTCGAGGGCGGCGACTGCTTGTGGCTCGACGAGCGGACGCTGGTCGTCGGCCGAAGTTATCGCACGAACGACGCTGGGATCGCTCAGCTGGCTGAACTCGTGCGGCCGCTCGACGTCGCGGTCATCGCCGTCGATCTCCCGCACTGGCACGGCCCCGGCGAGTGCCTGCACCTCCTGTCGCTCGTGAGCCCGGTCGACGTCGACCTCGCTGTCGTCTATCCGCCGCTCGTCCCGGTGCGTCTGATGGAGCTGCTTTCGGCGCGCGAAATTCAGCTCATCGCTGTCCCCGACGAAGAGTTCCCGACGCAAGGGCCGAACGTGCTGGCGCTCGCCCCGCGTCGTTGCGTGATCCTGCGCGAGAACGAGCGGACGATCGCTGCGCTCGAAGCGGCCGGCTGCACGGTCTACCCGTACGAAGGGCAGGAGATCTCCCACAACCGGTCGGGTGGCCCGACCTGTCTCTCTCGCCCGCTCCTGCGTCGCTGGTAA
- a CDS encoding ATP-binding protein — protein sequence MRSLYETCEPRPEVLQGELREELFAARLKDVLDGVADPVYQDPERFFENTYPTEGLRTLLREVLGRLTGRNPAANPIVRLETPFGGGKTHSLIALYHAVRGSPAAERLVDPGLIPDPGSVRVAGIVGSELDPTTGVLHPDVTTYTLWGELAYQLGGVAGYRLVEESDRRTKAAPGSGLLDHLIGDRPTLILLDEIARYLRAAQAVPTGTGEGNVAGQTIAFLMSLLEFAASRQRVVVVLTLADPSDAFGQESEQLRAHLAEARRVAARNERVLTPAAEDETASIVAHRLFRTIDRHAAQEVSRAYLAAYATAVEHGAPLPHEVTTAAYAAQIERSYPFHPELLRVLSLRVGTIPNFQRTRGALRLLALVVRRLWEQRLLRLSLIHPHHVDLGFPPIVEDLTSRLDRPVFKQVIEADIVSQVPGHPAHAQSVDTAFLAAGRPPYGQRLATTIFLHSLVHGQAAGIQKPTLFANVLEPGDDPGALERALTELVERCWYLAAEREHYRFGTEVQLNKVIADEMAVVPVSLAKAKLEERIRQIWTRGALEPVTFPHEPADIPDDAGTPKLVIVHFDAATATAAEDAPPDFVRHLFEYAGSAGSYRRYRNNLVFLVCDQGQRSQLIDTARKYLAIERLNDPSRLADFTQEQQRRLRELREQTELELRVAITRAYRFLYYPSGDLAPGQSQLAREILPAQDQGTVRRAQTDVVVQALKRLEKVRTSDDQPLAPAYVRARAWSGQQGKVSTEEIRRTFAQRVNLPILLDPNVLKRIIRDGIVSGEWIYYDAATRKGYDKDSPLPTVELSEETYLYTPEEAARVGIEVERPRPKPNGNGDNGQKMATCPVCGQPAAQCVCGIVIERRERPVLEAAGVAPQAFQSLIDQAGDKRVERLARLELTLEASGAAAVQEIRALGLLLAQVPRARLRVDMQYIAGFSEDERVTLQFAGGLSRWQAVRQVVETVGGQASQAVLTVTVIAESEEDGFSVAEDVVGLRDYVEHLPFGKIALRAEAVEDGAEGKR from the coding sequence ATGCGTTCGCTCTACGAAACGTGCGAACCCCGTCCGGAGGTCCTGCAGGGCGAACTCCGGGAAGAGCTGTTCGCTGCCCGCCTGAAGGACGTGCTCGATGGTGTCGCCGATCCGGTCTATCAGGATCCGGAGCGATTCTTCGAGAACACGTATCCGACCGAAGGTCTCCGGACCTTGCTCCGTGAGGTCTTGGGGCGGCTGACTGGCCGGAATCCTGCCGCCAATCCGATCGTCCGACTGGAAACGCCGTTCGGTGGCGGGAAGACGCACAGCCTCATCGCACTGTACCATGCCGTCCGCGGCAGTCCCGCTGCTGAGCGCCTGGTCGATCCTGGATTGATTCCGGATCCTGGTTCGGTGCGGGTCGCTGGTATCGTCGGATCGGAACTCGACCCGACGACCGGCGTGCTCCATCCGGACGTAACGACCTACACGCTCTGGGGCGAACTCGCCTACCAGTTGGGTGGTGTCGCGGGATACCGACTCGTCGAAGAGTCGGACCGCCGGACCAAGGCGGCGCCAGGTTCCGGGCTCCTCGACCACCTGATCGGTGACCGTCCGACCTTGATCCTCCTCGACGAGATCGCGCGGTACCTGCGCGCCGCGCAAGCGGTGCCGACGGGGACAGGCGAGGGGAACGTCGCCGGCCAGACGATCGCGTTTCTCATGTCGCTCCTCGAGTTCGCAGCGAGCCGGCAACGAGTGGTCGTGGTCCTCACACTCGCTGACCCGAGCGATGCCTTCGGCCAGGAAAGCGAGCAGCTGCGTGCGCATCTCGCCGAGGCTCGGCGCGTTGCGGCGCGCAACGAGCGCGTGCTGACCCCGGCGGCTGAGGACGAGACCGCATCGATCGTCGCGCACCGGCTGTTCCGCACGATCGACCGGCACGCCGCGCAGGAGGTCAGTCGAGCGTATCTGGCAGCGTACGCGACGGCTGTCGAGCACGGCGCGCCCTTGCCGCACGAGGTGACGACCGCTGCGTATGCGGCCCAGATCGAACGGAGCTACCCGTTCCACCCGGAACTCCTGCGCGTGCTGAGCCTGCGTGTCGGGACGATCCCCAACTTCCAGCGCACGCGCGGCGCGCTGCGGCTGCTGGCTCTCGTCGTGCGCCGATTGTGGGAGCAGCGGCTCCTTCGGTTGTCGCTCATCCATCCGCACCACGTCGATCTGGGCTTCCCTCCGATCGTCGAAGATCTGACCAGTCGGCTCGACCGGCCGGTGTTCAAGCAGGTCATCGAGGCGGATATCGTCTCGCAGGTGCCCGGCCATCCTGCTCACGCGCAGAGCGTCGACACGGCGTTCCTCGCCGCTGGTCGGCCGCCGTACGGCCAGCGGCTGGCGACCACCATCTTTCTCCACAGCCTGGTGCACGGCCAGGCTGCCGGTATCCAGAAGCCCACGCTCTTCGCCAACGTGCTCGAGCCAGGGGACGATCCCGGCGCACTGGAACGCGCGCTCACCGAACTGGTGGAACGGTGCTGGTATCTCGCTGCCGAGCGCGAACACTACCGCTTCGGCACCGAGGTGCAGCTCAACAAGGTGATCGCGGACGAGATGGCGGTCGTTCCGGTCTCGCTGGCCAAGGCGAAACTCGAGGAGCGGATCCGTCAGATCTGGACGCGTGGTGCGCTCGAGCCGGTCACTTTCCCGCACGAACCGGCCGATATACCGGACGACGCTGGGACACCGAAACTGGTCATCGTCCACTTCGATGCGGCAACGGCGACAGCGGCCGAGGACGCGCCACCGGACTTCGTCCGTCACCTGTTCGAGTACGCTGGGAGCGCTGGCAGCTACCGTCGCTACCGGAACAACCTGGTCTTCCTGGTCTGCGATCAGGGCCAGCGGAGCCAGCTGATCGACACGGCCCGCAAGTACCTCGCGATCGAGCGGTTGAACGATCCCAGCCGGCTCGCCGACTTCACGCAGGAGCAGCAGCGCCGCCTGCGCGAACTGCGCGAGCAGACCGAACTCGAACTGCGGGTCGCGATCACCCGGGCCTATCGGTTCTTGTACTACCCGAGCGGCGACCTGGCGCCGGGGCAGTCCCAACTCGCTCGCGAGATCCTGCCGGCGCAAGACCAGGGTACGGTGCGGCGGGCCCAGACCGATGTCGTCGTCCAAGCGCTGAAGCGGTTGGAGAAGGTGCGCACGAGCGATGACCAGCCGCTCGCGCCAGCCTACGTCCGTGCGCGCGCCTGGAGCGGGCAACAGGGCAAGGTCAGTACGGAAGAAATCCGCCGCACCTTCGCGCAGCGGGTCAACCTGCCGATCTTGCTCGATCCGAACGTGCTCAAGCGGATCATCCGCGACGGCATCGTGAGCGGAGAGTGGATCTATTACGACGCTGCCACCCGCAAGGGCTACGACAAGGACTCGCCCTTGCCGACGGTCGAACTCTCCGAAGAGACCTATCTCTACACGCCCGAGGAAGCAGCCCGCGTCGGGATCGAGGTGGAACGCCCCAGGCCGAAGCCGAACGGTAACGGCGACAACGGCCAGAAAATGGCAACGTGCCCGGTCTGTGGGCAACCGGCAGCGCAGTGTGTCTGCGGGATCGTCATCGAGCGGAGGGAACGACCCGTCCTCGAGGCTGCGGGGGTGGCCCCGCAGGCGTTCCAATCGCTGATCGACCAGGCGGGGGACAAGCGGGTCGAGCGCCTCGCTCGTCTGGAACTCACACTGGAGGCGAGCGGCGCTGCGGCGGTGCAGGAAATTCGGGCGCTCGGGCTGCTGCTCGCGCAGGTTCCCCGCGCGCGCCTGCGGGTGGATATGCAGTATATCGCTGGATTTTCGGAGGACGAGCGCGTCACGTTGCAGTTCGCTGGAGGCCTCTCCCGCTGGCAGGCAGTGCGGCAGGTCGTGGAAACGGTGGGTGGGCAGGCCAGCCAGGCAGTGCTGACCGTCACGGTGATCGCCGAGAGCGAGGAGGATGGCTTTTCCGTGGCCGAGGACGTCGTCGGCTTGCGTGACTATGTCGAGCATCTGCCCTTCGGGAAAATCGCGCTGCGGGCAGAGGCGGTCGAGGACGGAGCGGAGGGGAAGCGGTGA